The Acinonyx jubatus isolate Ajub_Pintada_27869175 chromosome E3, VMU_Ajub_asm_v1.0, whole genome shotgun sequence genome has a window encoding:
- the JPT2 gene encoding jupiter microtubule associated homolog 2 isoform X1, whose amino-acid sequence MFQGLDSEGSRSGSRAMKPPGGEASNLFGSPEEAAPSSRPNRMASNIFGPTEEPQNIPKRTNPPGGKGSGIFDESTPLQTRQRLNPPGGKTSDIFGSPVAATTPSAHPNKPKDHVFLCEEDPKSAPKAAASTSPGEELGQKGGPGDAGRTQQPVPMPTADSHEPRLGPRPRSHNKVLNPPGGKSSISFY is encoded by the exons ATGTTCCAGGGCCTGGATAGCGAGGGCAGCCGGTCCGGCTCCAG GGCCATGAAGCCCCCGGGAGGAGAGGCCAGCAATCTCTTTGGAAGTCCAGAAGAAGCTGCTCCTTCAAGCAGGCCCAATAGGATGGCATCTAATATTTTTGGACCAACTGAAGAGCCTCAGAACATACCTAAGAGGACCAATCCCCCAG GGGGGAAAGGAAGCGGTATCTTTGACGAATCCACGCCTCTGCAGACGCGACAACGTCTCAACCCACCCGGTGGGAAGACCAGTGATATCTTTGGGTCCCCAGTTGCTGCTACGACACCTTCAGCACACCCAAACAAACCCAAG GACCACGTGTTCTTGTGCGAAGAAGACCCAAAGTCGGCCCCTAAAG CCGCAGCCAGCACCTCGCCAGGAGAAGAGCTGGGGCAGAAGGGCGGCCCTGGAGACGCAGGCCGCACCCAGCAGCCTGTGCCCATGCCCACAGCTGACAGCCACGAGCCCAGGTTGGGCCCCCGCCCTCGTTCTCACAACAAAGTCCTGAACCCGCCTGGAGGCAAATCCAGTATCTCCTTCTACTAA
- the JPT2 gene encoding jupiter microtubule associated homolog 2 isoform X2, whose amino-acid sequence MKPPGGEASNLFGSPEEAAPSSRPNRMASNIFGPTEEPQNIPKRTNPPGGKGSGIFDESTPLQTRQRLNPPGGKTSDIFGSPVAATTPSAHPNKPKDHVFLCEEDPKSAPKAAASTSPGEELGQKGGPGDAGRTQQPVPMPTADSHEPRLGPRPRSHNKVLNPPGGKSSISFY is encoded by the exons ATGAAGCCCCCGGGAGGAGAGGCCAGCAATCTCTTTGGAAGTCCAGAAGAAGCTGCTCCTTCAAGCAGGCCCAATAGGATGGCATCTAATATTTTTGGACCAACTGAAGAGCCTCAGAACATACCTAAGAGGACCAATCCCCCAG GGGGGAAAGGAAGCGGTATCTTTGACGAATCCACGCCTCTGCAGACGCGACAACGTCTCAACCCACCCGGTGGGAAGACCAGTGATATCTTTGGGTCCCCAGTTGCTGCTACGACACCTTCAGCACACCCAAACAAACCCAAG GACCACGTGTTCTTGTGCGAAGAAGACCCAAAGTCGGCCCCTAAAG CCGCAGCCAGCACCTCGCCAGGAGAAGAGCTGGGGCAGAAGGGCGGCCCTGGAGACGCAGGCCGCACCCAGCAGCCTGTGCCCATGCCCACAGCTGACAGCCACGAGCCCAGGTTGGGCCCCCGCCCTCGTTCTCACAACAAAGTCCTGAACCCGCCTGGAGGCAAATCCAGTATCTCCTTCTACTAA